TTCCGGCGCCGGTCGAACGGCCGGCACACGTCGGGCGCGATGGTGCCCAACCGGTAGAACGCGACGAAGAGGGTGCGCACCATGGCTTCCACTCCCCCGCAGAGCGCGACCTCCACCTCGCCGCTCGTGACCGCGTCGAAGCCGTAGCCGATCGCGTAGTTGCCTGCGGCGCACGCCGTAGGGATCGTCATCGCCTCGACCCGGGTCAGTTCCAGTTCCCGGGCGATGTCGGCGGACAGCCTGCTCGACGCGGCCCGGTGCGCGGAGCCCGCGTCGAGCCCGTCGGCCACGCCGGTCGCCTGCCGCTGGGTGGCCAGTTCCACGTCCCTCGTCTCGCCGCTGGTCGTGCCGACCGAGATCAAGGCGGACCGGGCCCGCAGCTCGTCCGGCGCGATCCCGGCGTCGGCGAGCGCCAGGCGGGCGCCGGACACCGCCAGCTGGGTCGCCCGGCCCAGCTGGCGGTGGTCGAGCCGCTCGATCGACGCCGACGGGTCGAAGTCGACGACCTCGCACCCGTTGGCGCGTTCGAAGCCCGCGGTCTCGAACGCCCCGATCGGCCGGGCGCCGGACCGGCCCTCGCGCAGCGATCGGGCGAACGCACCCGGTCCGGTGCCGATGCTGCTGATCACGCCGAGCCCGGTGACGACGACCCGCCGGCGCGGCGGCCGGGCTGTCCTGTCCACAGCGGCCTACCGCTTGCCGACGGCTTCGACGATGACCGCGTACGTGTTCGACAGATCGGTCATCGTCG
This is a stretch of genomic DNA from Saccharothrix ecbatanensis. It encodes these proteins:
- a CDS encoding beta-ketoacyl-[acyl-carrier-protein] synthase family protein, with the translated sequence MDRTARPPRRRVVVTGLGVISSIGTGPGAFARSLREGRSGARPIGAFETAGFERANGCEVVDFDPSASIERLDHRQLGRATQLAVSGARLALADAGIAPDELRARSALISVGTTSGETRDVELATQRQATGVADGLDAGSAHRAASSRLSADIARELELTRVEAMTIPTACAAGNYAIGYGFDAVTSGEVEVALCGGVEAMVRTLFVAFYRLGTIAPDVCRPFDRRRKGILTGEGSAFLVLETLDSALARGARIHAEVLGYGLSCDSHHPVAPDRDGVARCIARAHANAGVEPDDVDLISAHGTGTPTNDVTEVAAIRQVFGDDLPPTVSVKSMLGHTMGAAGALAAVACVLALGEGFIPPTINHTETDPEIDVDCVPNQARPASLRVAQNNALAFGGNNAVVVLGRYP